A region of Coccinella septempunctata chromosome 5, icCocSept1.1, whole genome shotgun sequence DNA encodes the following proteins:
- the LOC123312860 gene encoding WASH complex subunit 2-like isoform X2: protein MQKMSSFGNLTFYGKNGLSDPYSLSYGKTTVGSSSNHHIRIRGDNQISCVLDTNEFGVTTLINEFENEIVCVNNVPTIKYTILKDGDHIEFGKKKFKYSNPSLKETYVEQTQQTLITKYGMSENLRTKLDISSKLPIQLKSFQAANSSKRRFSTGCKITEVKSSPKITKKTSILSSHTSTPQSATKVRFSQRMVARRNSTLASVKENEVYDFQNPVVNFVASPIPKKRASFLAGVESPLAKKNNTFAGSSKFTSPLPSKNKTYSGNISDVSDNVTTPENNVTAAAITPLNVSKKSKKSMNRSRTLSYVDFPDNSSTPKSAIKMNRSSSLYKPIVEDITPASPLPRSSLRNSSLKLPAFTQRRSVNVSSASDNDSFNLALEEETSLSGRKRSRDESSFDFPENAKRRRSSSFKGFDKDEHDQNSLHDSSLSGIHNLSDNSFNSNQNQNLSASNSLKDGHDLEDQSIVSWHEEMSHNDPTQCVDSAMTFASSISSRSRRSSVQKPRGKSNVRSKSLNLDRKISKSTDKHSKTLGGQLDSAHGVSLNDPTDCVETAMTFSSFISPRPRRSCAQVEKSDVRSKSLNFDRKINRSTGKHSKTLGDNLTLPDEEISSNELAEYAESSSSMSSRSRTLITKTKSNIRSKSLNLDRTKIESSDKHSKTLGNDLIPVSSDGESMSSLQPSLFDQSLESSDDNARQISSTPLVKTTSKSLCFKTKSSVFKTRSKSLIARRGLSVSSKTTNRASLNVSPIAVSSSVLRRSRNGSSRAPSASASKSREHSTLNSTKKLFGSLLDASLPDYNDSTNKLFETNKDSSAHTVNSLTPRRSTRVSKTQKSFSSKTSSLESDISIDNSTTTSVFKTPKRPSILESKSSSSFITSDNDSESLRVSKSVSFCDSSSVEDVALDINKSTPGKIFKSPRAKTPNKLAIAGTPSKPVSDPTDVRSMEKIFEKTLEKSPRKRVTSSNSLEKSLANLDDQESETSISESFKSVPAGKTTPHNMSITRGKKTPKNDSTEIAGVKTPQNDLTDVAGVRELLRTPRMRSSPKNDLSNVVGVKNIMATPKIPNSPRNDLTDVVGVKKLLRTPKAPQSPYNDLTNIRGVKKLLKTLKVQKSPQNDLTNIKGVKKLLKTPKVQKSPKNDLTSIKGVKKLLKTPKVQKSPRNDLTNVAGVKKLLRSPVVQKSPKNDLTNIKGVKKLMTTPKIQNSPKNDLTNVAGVKKLMSTPKEQKSPWNDLTQISGLKKLMASPKQQKTPENNLADVKGIKRIFKTPKAQKEPKNDLIDVRGIKQLLKTPKNKAADESHDLSGIDILFNESQENSFDKLRDKKPVRTYGKSPKINKSQEVHVEEVKTPEHVLKWLEDQSQIEHISPKEKVEVKRGKRKLAVASEVLEETSSSPNKKYKPTPKTRSADAKEDQNKSIELNLSCSGKPTSTPIIKKIDSLMTSKVETSVNKRQTRQKNVSKSEKVEIEPQTEVKLTRGRRKLQQVEKIENPPSPKRTRNKPEKNSTKVSEKLDESSPIPIEKKTTRSTRQAKKKDDSDEKIPDETNTRSLRGKKQIQVNDDNDKIEENEKILDETKTRSLRGKKQVQVNDDHDKIEENEKILDETKTRSLRGKKQIQVDDDNDKIEEKPTKRTRSKKETESENPPKEENQNIVNTRTRNNTRSKTNVSLNDEVEPNKKRKANKSEVDQDSKNIEDEPAPKRRGRKKKEEEENIKDSVSEVTKKSRGNKGKEIDEISAVIETETKTTRRGRNTKKEVEESNSITEKDSQSIKKAKTNTKDDTEKETSRNTRGKNQKKNQAKNEKDLSETTTQGEDDESTDDKVIVKKSTRSRKGKNQKYNEDEWDTPVKKKRLVNFNEDVEILQTPKEDSKTGVQKKG, encoded by the exons ATGCAGAAAATGTCTTCATTCGGAAATTTAACATTTTATGGCAAAAATGGATTGAGTGATCCTTACTCTTTGAGTTATGGAAAAACCACTGTTGGATCTTCTAGCAATCATCATATCAGGATTAGAGGTGATAACCAAATATCCTGTGTGCTTGATACCAATGAGTTTGGGGTG ACAACTCTCataaatgaattcgaaaatgaaattgtaTGCGTCAATAATGTTCCAACTATAAAGTACACAATATTGAAAGATGGGGATCATATAGAATTTGGaaagaagaaattcaaatattcaaatccTTCTTTGAAAGAAACA TATGTAGAACAAACTCAGCAAACTCTGATTACAAAATATGGAATGTCCGAGAACTTGAGGACAAAATTAGATATTTCTTCGAAGTTGCCAATCCAACTCAAAAG TTTTCAGGCTGCCAACTCAAGTAAACGAAGATTTTCAACTGGTTGTAAAATAACAGAAGTTAAAAGTTCGcctaaaattacaaaaaaaacctCAATTCTCTCGAGCCACACAAGTACCCCGCAAAGTGCTACTAAAGTACGCTTTTCTCAAAGAATGGTTGCTAGAAGAAATAGCACACTGGCTTCTGTGAAGGAAAATGAAGTATATGACTTCCAAAATCCAGTGGTTAACTTCGTTGCCAGTCCCATTCCCAAGAAAAGGGCTTCATTTTTGGCTGGAGTCGAAAGTCCCTTGGCCAAGAAAAATAATACTTTTGCTGGAAGTTCAAAATTTACAAGTCCTCTACCTTCTAAAAACAAGACCtattcaggaaatatttcaGATGTCTCTGACAATGTAACCACTCCAGAAAATAATGTGACTGCTGCTGCTATTACCCCATTGAACGTATCTAAAAAAAGCAAAAAGTCCATGAATAGGAGTAGGACTCTGTCCTATGTGGATTTTCCTGATAATTCGTCTACTCCAAAATCTGCTATTAAAATGAATAGATCTAGCTCTTTGTACAAACCAATTGTGGAAGATATCACACCAGCATCGCCTTTACCAAG ATCTTCCTTGAGAAATTCCTCACTCAAATTACCTGCTTTCACACAAAGAAGATCTGTAAACGTTTCAAGTGCATCAGATAACGATAGTTTTAATTTAGCACTAGAAGAAGAAACATCGTTGTCAGGAAGAAAAAGGAGCAGAGATGAAAGCTCTTTTGACTTTCCTGAAAATGCAAAGCGTAGGAGGAGTAGCTCTTTCAAAGGATTTGATAAAGAT GAACATGATCAGAACTCTCTACATGATTCAAGTTTGTCAGGAATACACAATCTGTCTGATAACTCCTTCAattcaaatcaaaatcaaaacttaTCAGCTTCTAATAGTTTGAAAGATGGACATGACCTTGAAGATCAGTCTATAGTTTCTTGGCATGAGGAAATGTCTCATAACGATCCTACTCAGTGTGTAGACTCTGCAATGACTTTTGCATCTTCGATATCATCTAGATCTAGAAGGAGTAGTGTTCAGAAACCAAGGGGAAAATCGAATGTAAGATCGAAGAGTTTGAACTTGGACAGAAAAATAAGCAAATCTACTGATAAACACTCTAAGACTTTGGGTGGCCAATTGGATTCGGCACATGGGGTATCATTAAATGATCCTACTGATTGTGTAGAAACCGCAATGACTTTTTCCTCTTTTATATCACCCCGACCTAGGAGGTCTTGTGCTCAGGTAGAAAAGTCAGATGTTAGATCAAAAAGTTTGAACTTTGACAGAAAAATCAACAGATCCACTGGCAAGCATTCCAAAACTTTGGGCGACAATTTGACATTGCCTGACGAGGAGATATCATCTAATGAATTGGCAGAATATGCAGAATCCTCATCTTCCATGTCGTCCAGATCTAGAACATTGATAACGAAGACTAAGTCAAATATAAGATCCAAAAGCTTGAACTTGGACAGAACAAAAATCGAATCATCTGATAAACACTCCAAAACATTAGGGAATGATTTGATTCCGGTTTCTTCTGATGGAGAGAGCATGTCTTCCCTACAGCCTTCTTTGTTTGACCAATCTCTCGAAAGCTCCGATGATAATGCACGCCAAATTTCATCCACACCTCTAGTTAAAACTACATCTAAAAGTCTTTGTTTCAAGACCAAGTCTTCAGTTTTTAAAACAAGATCAAAAAGTTTAATTGCAAGGAGAGGACTATCAGTTTCCTCAAAAACTACCAACCGAGCCTCTCTCAATGTATCGCCGATTGCAGTTAGTTCTTCAGTGCTGAGAAGATCGAGGAATGGTTCAAGCAGAGCTCCGTCTGCAAGCGCATCAAAATCACGTGAACATTCAACACTAAATTCAACCAAAAAACTCTTTGGTTCCTTGTTAGATGCTTCGTTACCTGATTATAATGATTCAACTAATAAGCTGTTTGAAACTAACAAAGATTCATCAGCGCACACAGTCAATTCATTAACACCGCGCAGATCGACAAGGGTGAGCAAAACACAAAAAAGTTTCTCTTCCAAGACTTCATCACTCGAATCAGACATATCCATAGATAATTCAACTACAACTTCAGTCTTCAAAACACCAAAAAGGCCTTCTATTTTGGAAAGTAAGTCCAGCAGTTCTTTCATAACTTCCGATAATGATTCTGAGTCCTTGAGAGTCTCCAAGTCTGTTTCTTTTTGTGATTCTTCGTCTGTGGAAGATGTTGCTTTGGATATAAACAAATCCACACCtgggaaaattttcaaatcaccAAGAGCTAAAACACCCAATAAATTGGCCATCGCTGGCACTCCTTCAAAACCTGTTAGTGATCCAACTGATGTACGTTCTATGgagaaaatattcgagaaaaccCTCGAAAAATCCCCGAGAAAGCGAGTCACTTCTTCAAATTCTTTAGAGAAAAGTCTGGCAAATTTAGATGATCAAGAATCAGAAACATCCATCAGTGAAAGCTTCAAATCTGTTCCTGCTGGCAAAACGACTCCTCATAATATGAGCATAACTAGAGGGAAAAAAACGCCTAAAAATGATTCTACGGAAATAGCTGGGGTGAAAACACCTCAGAATGACCTCACCGACGTCGCGGGTGTGAGAGAATTGCTGAGAACCCCAAGAATGAGGAGTTCCCCAAAGAATGATCTCTCAAATGTTGTTGGTGTGAAAAATATTATGGCCACTCCAAAGATTCCTAATTCACCGAGGAACGATCTAACTGATGTTGTAggtgtgaaaaaattgttgagaaCTCCTAAGGCCCCACAATCCCCTTACAATGATCTCACCAATATTAGAGGCGTAAAGAAGTTGTTGAAAACCCTTAAGGTCCAGAAATCTCCCCAGAATGATCTAACAAACATCAAGGGTGTGAAGAAACTGTTAAAAACACCTAAAGTCCAAAAATCTCCCAAAAATGATCTAACGAGCATCAAGGGTGtaaagaaattgttgaaaaccCCTAAAGTTCAAAAATCCCCACGCAATGATTTGACCAATGTCGCAGGAGTTAAAAAATTGCTCAGAAGTCCTGTAGTTCAGAAATCGCCCAAGAATGATTTAACTAATATCAAAGGTGTAAAGAAGCTGATGACCACTCCCAAAATTCAGAATTCACCCAAGAATGATCTCACAAATGTGGCTGGAGTCAAAAAGCTCATGTCCACACCTAAAGAACAAAAGTCTCCGTGGAATGATTTAACTCAAATTTCTGGACTGAAGAAATTGATGGCCTCTCCAAAACAACAAAAAACGCCTGAGAACAACCTTGCTGACGTGAAAG ggataaaaagaattttcaagacTCCCAAAGCACAAAAGGAACCCAAAAACGACCTAATTGATGTGAGAGGTATCAAACAATTACTGAAGACACCAAAAAACAAAGCTGCTGATGAGAGTCATGATTTATCAGGTATTGATATCTTGTTTAATGAGTCTCAAGAAAACAGTTTCGATAAACTACGTGACAAGAAGCCAGTTAGAACATACGGTAAATCTCCAAAGATCAATAAGAGTCAAGAAGTGCACGTGGAGGAAGTAAAAACTCCCGAACATGTTCTCAAATGGCTTGAAGACCAATCGCAAATTGAACACATATCTCCAAAAGAAAAAGTTGAAGTTAAAAGGGGAAAGCGCAAATTGGCAGTTGCCTCTGAAGTATTAGAAGAAACTTCATCCTCACCTAATAAGAAATACAAGCCAACACCTAAAACCAGATCAGCTGATGCTAAAGAAGATCAAAACAAATCAATAGAATTGAATCTTTCTTGTAGTGGAAAGCCAACCTCTACAcccataattaaaaaaattgattcccTGATGACATCAAAAGTTGAGACATCAGTTAACAAAAGGCAAACCCGCCAGAAAAACGTTTCAAAGTCTGAGAAAGTTGAAATTGAACCTCAAACAGAAGTCAAATTAACAAGAGGTAGAAGAAAACTACAACAGGTTGAGAAAATAGAAAATCCACCGAGCCCAAAAAGAACTAGAAACAAACCGGAGAAGAATTCCACAAAAGTAAGCGAGAAATTAGATGAATCTAGTCCAATTCCAATTGAGAAAAAAACAACCCGCAGCACAAGACAAGCTAAAAAGAAGGATGATTCTGATGAGAAAATTCCAGATGAAACAAACACCAG GTCATTAAGAggaaaaaaacaaattcaagtGAATGATGAcaatgacaaaattgaagaaaatgagaaaattctggATGAAACAAAAACCAGGTCATTAAGAGGAAAAAAACAAGTTCAAGTGAATGATGACcatgacaaaattgaagaaaatgagaaaattttggATGAAACAAAAACCAGGTCATTGAGAggaaaaaaacaaattcaagtGGATGATGACAAtgacaaaattgaggaaaagCCAACCAAACGGACAAGAAGCAAAAAAGAAACCGAAAGTGAGAATCCTCCGAAAGAGGAAAATCAAAACATTGTAAATACCAGAACCAGGAATAATACTAGAAGTAAAACTAATGTGAGTTTGAATGATGAAGTTGAGCCAAATAAAAAACGCAAGGCAAATAAATCAGAAGTTGATCAAGATAGTAAAAACATTGAAGATGAACCTGCTCCTAAAAGAAGAGGCAGGAAGAAAAAAGAGGAAGAAGAAAACATCAAAGATAGTGTAAGTGAAGTAACTAAAAAAAGTAGAGGAAATAAAGGAAAGGAAATTGATGAGATAAGTGCTGTTATTGAAACTGAAACCAAAACCACTAGAAGAGGCAGGAATACTAAAAAGGAGGTTGAGGAAAGTAATTCCATTACAGAGAAAGATTCTCAATCAATAAAAAAAGCAAAAACCAATACTAAAGATGATACTGAAAAAGAAACTTCTCGAAATACTAGAggaaaaaatcaaaagaaaaatcaaGCCAAGAATGAAAAGGATTTGTCTGAAACTACAACACAAGGAGAAGATGATGAAAGTACAGATGACAAAGTAATAGTTAAAAAAAGTACAAGATCCAGGAAAgggaaaaatcagaaatataaCGAAGATGAATGGGATACCccagttaaaaaaaaacgattggTGAATTTTAACGAGGATGTTGAAATACTTCAAACACCAAAAGAAGATTCCAAAACTGGTGTTCAGAAAAAAGGATAG